DNA sequence from the Candidatus Hydrogenedentota bacterium genome:
GCGACAAGAAGCTCGACATCATTTTCGTGAACATTCCGCTTGGCGTGCGATCGATCGTCAATTTCTTCATGTGGCGCAAGTTGGGCGTGGACCTGCAAATCTACGTGAACAACGGCGCCGGCTTCGGAACACAACCGGACTTCACCACCAGTGTGACCATCGAAGCGCCCGACGGTAAGGAACAATCCGCTTATTGCATGGGGGACTTCACCGGCGACGGCAAGACGGACGCGGCGTTCGGCGCGGGCAAACAGAAGCTCATGCTGCACGCGGGCGGCGACGCGAAGTTCATTTCATCGAAGCCCTATCTCACGCTCGATGTTCCCGCCTTCGGCATCGCGCGCGCGTACAAGCTGAACGATAACGCCGCCGAAGATATCGTCATCCATCATCCCGGCATTTCGCGCAAGGAAATGATCGAAGTCTTGGTCTTCTGATTCAGCCGCTGGCAACGCCGGCCTGCGCGCGGGTATAGTGCCTGTTATCCAGAGGAGTGTTGCCGAATCGCGCGGATCACGATCGCCCTAGCGCGAGAGCGCAATGCAGGTATCGTTACTTCGGACATTACTCCGCAGAAACCCATGCCCATGTGGGGCTACGGCGCGGACGCGACCGCTCCAACGCGCGCCCTTTGGGTCGGTCGAGGAAACCGACATCAAGGCGTTGATTAATAGCGGCTGAACTCGGGGAAGACTTGATGAAATCTGCACGCGTGTTTCTGGGTATGCTGTGCGCCATCTCGGCTGGCGCCGATGAGTATCGCGACGCCGCAATCAAGAAAGCGACCGAAAGCGTCCAGGCCGCAACCGAAAAGGCGTCCAAGGACCGCTCGCGGCCCGTTTACCATTTCCGCCCGCCCGCGCAGTGGATGAACGATCCGAACGGCACCATATTCCACAACGGCTATTACCACGTCTTCTATCAACACAACCCGTTCGCGGACACGTGGGGGCATATGCACTGGGGCCACGCGCGCAGCAAGGACCTCGTCCATTGGGAACATTTGCCCATCGCACTATGGCCGTCAGAGGACAAGGGGGAGGCGCACGTCTTCTCCGGGTGCGCGGCGATCAACGGAGACGGCGTGCCGATGCTCTTCTATACCAGCGTCGCAGGCGGCGAGAACAAGCGCCCCAACGAGCAGTGGGCCGCTGTCGGTGACGCAGACCTTATTAAATGGGAGAAACACCCGAAGAACCCAATTCTGGATGTAAAATCGATCCCCTTCGAAATCGGCCCGGACTGGCGCGATCCCTTCGTCTTCAAGTCCAACAACCGCACCTTCATGGTCCTCGGCGCGGACACAAAGGACGAAGCGATTATCCCGATTTTCGAAGCCGAAACGCCGCAACTCGATAAGTGGTCGTACAAAGGAATCCTCTACCGCAAACCCAAATCCGAACAACAGTTCTTCGAGTGCCCGAACTTCTTCCCGCTCGACGGCAAATGGGTGCTGATTTATTCGCCGTACAAGCCGTTGCAGTACATCGTCGGTTCGTTCGATATCGATAAGTTCGCGTTCACACCGGAGAAAGAGTCCACGCTCGATTATGGCTCGTTCTACGCTTCCAACATCTACTTCGGGACGGACGGCCCGCGCGACGCGAAGGACTACCGCCCCACGGTGCTTGTGGGTTGGATGCGCGGCTTCAAGGAAGGCCTCGGCTGGAACGGCTGCATGTCGCTGCCGCGCACACTGGCAATCGGATCTGACGGCTACCTGCGCCAGAAACCGATCAAAGGGTTGGAAGCAATCAAAGATAGCAGCAGTCCGCGAATGGGCAAATCATTGGACCACGTCACCGAAATCGCGACGATATCGATGTCGACACAAGTGATGGCCCTTCGCATACCGAGTGGAGGCTCGGTTGTCGTCACAATGACGCCCCGCACGCCGGGCGTGGCACCGGTGCAATACAGAATCCGGTACGACGGGATACAGGTGGACGATATCGAAGCGAAATGGAACGACCCGTCGAACGCCAAGAGCGTTGCGACAACATGCTATATCGACAAAACCGTATTCGAGTTGGCGTGCTCGACATATACCGATGACGCGGCGAACATGAGCGGGACGCTCAACATCTCGAAGGTCATCGAATTTTCGCCTGAAGGTTACGATGTGCGCGTCGAGGATTTCGGCGAGAGTGTGATCGCGCACGCGGCCTTCGGCCACATGAAACCGATCTGGAACGACTAGCGCGACGGCCTGTCCAGCGTATATGTGATCGGCTCTGCAGTGTCCGATGCCCACTGGCCGCCGGGGGCGAGTTCGCCGCTGGCTTCGAGGGAGAACGACACGCGAATCGTCTTGCCGAGTTTCATGATCTTGCTGCCGTTTGCCTTGGCCATAAACCCGCGAAACGGGGCCTTCATCTCCGCCTCATGTCCGTCCTCCGAAAGCGCGATTTCGATGATGCCCTGGTAAACAGGCCCCCTGTCCGCGACCCAGATGATGGTGCTATGGCCGTCCGGCAGGACAATTTCGCCCGAGTTCCCCTGCGGTTCGTCCCACCAGACCCATTGCGAATAGTAGTCGTAGCTGCCCTTGCGCGGCATCACGATGCCGAACGACTGTTCGAGCATCGCCTGGTCGAGTTCTTCCTGGTTCCGGCAGCCGTGGTTTAGGTAGTGGCCGGTGTTAAACGCGCCGTTGTAATACTCGACCTCCATGTTCATGTCATAACCCTTGGAGGTCGGGAAATAGCCGCCCTCGTGCAGCCAGTAGCCGGTCTTCAACTTGTTGTCCACGTCGATGGTGATAATCACGTAATACCGGCCCGCCGTACCCTGACTGTCGTTCTGCGTCCGGCCGATAATGCCCTTCGCGCGCCAATAGCCGTAGAGGTTCTTTTTGTCGTGGGTAAACTTGTATTCGAGAATGTCTACATCCGGATGGTCCACCAGCATCGGAGTATCGTCCTGCTGATCATGATCGGTGTCATGCGGATCGCCTTCGGGATCGAAGTGGGAGGGAACATCCTTCCAATCGCCGAACTTCCCGTTGATAGTGATCTTGCTAATCGGGTCGGCCATCGCGCAAACCGCGGCCGTCAGAAACAGCGCACACACCCGCACGCACATGGCGATTCCCTCCCAAAAAGCGAAGGCCGCGCACGGTCGCGCGGCCTTCAACTCGAAAATACTTGGTGCCGGAGAAGGGATTTGAACCCCCACGGACTTGCGCCCACACGGACCTGAACCGTGCGTGTCTGCCAATTTCACCACTCCGGCACGAAATTGCACCCGTAGGCAAGGCGGTATTTTAATCGATAACGGGCGAACAAGGCAAAATCGCCCGCGCCCGCGTGTCCACCTTGCACCGTCAATGACGGCAAATCAACGGAGTACAACCGCGTCGCCGGAGCTAGTGGCGGTGAATGTTCGCGGCCTTGCCATGGCGGCCAATGCGGTCCTCGGGATTACTCGCCTGTCGATCTATCTCCTCCTCGACAAGCGTCAAGATGGCAAGTCTCTCTTCATCCGTGATGTCGAGGTCTTCCTTGAACGCGACAACGGTAACGAGGGGCCGCTCCTTGTGATTTCGGCACTGTTGCGGGCAAAGCTTCCACAATTTTGGGTAACAGTGACATTGGATGCCGCCAACGGTGTATGGACCATAGTGCAGGTCCCAAATCGCCACGGCTTCGGAAAAATGCTCGCAGAACCGCTCGAGCACCGGCACCATATGCATGCACTCGGTCACGTGCGTGCGCGCCCGCTTGTGGCCCTTAAGGTAGGACGTAACGAGCACCTTGTCGTCCGCGCCTTGATGGCGCATCGCTTCGCACAGGTACGCGATTGCCCGAGTGGGATCGTGGAAACGCTCGATCATGATGAGGTCCCCGTCTCAAAATGATCCCCGCTGTGCGCCGTAAGTTCCCGGCTCGGAAACTCACACTTTCCGCGATTAGTCTAACATCTGCATAAGCTGTTGTCAGTGCAAATTTGCCTCAATGCTATATCGATTCCGCATCAATTGGGTACGCCGCGAGACGGAACCTACTCCCGGGTGCTACTTCTCCACGATAAATCCGTGGTATAGGCCCATGTAGTACGGCAAGAGAAACGATTGCGGGTCCATCAACGTGCCGCCGCCGCCGGAGTAGTCCAAGGCCCAGGGATCGACGTTCCAGTGCTCGACTTCACGCTCGTCTATAGGTAGCACGTATCCCGAAAGGCGATGTCCGCGGCCGCGCGCCTCTTTTCCTTCGCGCGTGTGGGTCCGCAGCGGTACGATGTCCTTTCGATGACTGTTCTTCACGCCCCACTCGATGCGGTCAAGCGGATACCGTTTCAGCGTGTCGATCGAATGCTCCAACCAGGGACCTTCCGGAGTCAGTTCCGTCGTGCCGAAGGGGTTGACGTGGCGCAGGCCCCAGCACTGCGCCGCGTACATGAAATTAAACAGCGGATTCAATTCCGGTTCCTCGATCATCCAATAGTTGAAGAACGCGAATGCGAAGTCCTGTTTCCGTTGCGGGTCCGTCTCGTATTTCATGAGGTTGTAAAAACTCATGAAACCCATTTCGTCGTCGGACTGGTTGCCGCAACCCGGGCACAACTGCCACTTCGGGACCATGATATTCGTCGCATACTGGTGTTCGTTCACGAGGTATTCGTATGCATCGGCATATTTTCTGTCACCGCCGCTGATATGTTGCGCCACCCGCAAATAGGAAATGATGCTCAACGAATTCAGGCCGCGGCCCGCCCACCACGATGCAACGTCGTCCCAATTCTTCGGACTGTACCGCGCCCAGCGCGTGGGTTTTCCGTCGTAGTCGACGAGATCGAAATCGTGCTCGATCAAATGGTCCGTCAGCGCGAGGACGTGTTCGCGCACGCGCGCTTTCTCTTCCGCGGTATCGGCCACAAGATCGTAATAAGCCGCATAGAAGAAATAATGTCCGTCGAGTTCGTCCGAACTGGTGTCGGACTTCCAATACCACTTCCCGTCCTTGCTCTTCGGCCACCACGGCGCGTGCGTCTTCCAGAGTTTGTCTTGTTCGCGCTGTTTCTTAACGTCGTCGCGCCCGGCATTCGGATCCGGTCCGTCCGTGGGCATGATGCTGCGCGCCACGAACCCCTTGGGTGGAGATAGTTCCCCGCCTTGCGTGACTTGACCAAGGAAGTGCATGGCGTCAAAGGCCTTTTTCGCGCGCGCTTTAGCCTTGGGATCGCCGGTCGCAGCGTACGCGAAGCATTCGCCCGCGCCGTACATGCTGGTCCACAAACCGTCGTTGTCGCTGTCGTGTTGTTTGAATCCGCCTTCGAGATCGCCCGGCTTGTCGAGGGACACTGACAACACGAATTCGTACGGCGTTCGCCGGTGGTACTTGTCGATCTGGTCCTCGAACCGCTTTGCCTTGTCTTTCAAGGTCATCGGCACGCGTTCGATCACACCGACGCCTTTGTCCGTCGCGAACCATGCCGCGCCTTTCGCGTCAACGGCGATCGCGCGAACGTCGTTCCCAGGCAACCAGCGACCGGCCTGGCGGTAGCCCCAGGTATGTCCGTCAAACGATATCGCGCCCATCTTCGTACCGAACCACACTACGTCGCCCACCCGCGGGGCGACACACGTAAAGTCGTCATA
Encoded proteins:
- a CDS encoding glycoside hydrolase family 32 protein, which encodes MKSARVFLGMLCAISAGADEYRDAAIKKATESVQAATEKASKDRSRPVYHFRPPAQWMNDPNGTIFHNGYYHVFYQHNPFADTWGHMHWGHARSKDLVHWEHLPIALWPSEDKGEAHVFSGCAAINGDGVPMLFYTSVAGGENKRPNEQWAAVGDADLIKWEKHPKNPILDVKSIPFEIGPDWRDPFVFKSNNRTFMVLGADTKDEAIIPIFEAETPQLDKWSYKGILYRKPKSEQQFFECPNFFPLDGKWVLIYSPYKPLQYIVGSFDIDKFAFTPEKESTLDYGSFYASNIYFGTDGPRDAKDYRPTVLVGWMRGFKEGLGWNGCMSLPRTLAIGSDGYLRQKPIKGLEAIKDSSSPRMGKSLDHVTEIATISMSTQVMALRIPSGGSVVVTMTPRTPGVAPVQYRIRYDGIQVDDIEAKWNDPSNAKSVATTCYIDKTVFELACSTYTDDAANMSGTLNISKVIEFSPEGYDVRVEDFGESVIAHAAFGHMKPIWND